From Rhodobium gokarnense:
TTCGGCGATCGCCCATTCGGCGATCTGAGCGAGTCGGGCACGTCTTTTGTCGTCCTGCACGGGCGCGCGTCGCTCACGGTCACCTTCGACTATGCGATCTACGCCGCGTCCCGGTCCTTCCTCACCGGTGACGATGACGTTCCGGCCGACACCTACTTTTCCGGAACCTTGGCCCAGCCGCTAAGCTTCAAGCGATCGGCCATCAGCGGCGACGGGTTCTCGGGATTTGTCGAAGGGCAGGGGGAGTTGGTCGTCAACAACGGCGATGGATTCTACGACTTCCTGCCGGAATTCTATGCCCTTGACGGTCGGGGGTTGGAGGTTCGCTACGGCCGCGACAGCGACGACTACAGAACCTGGTTCACGATCTTCAAGGGGACGGCCTCGGATTTTCACGTTGACGAGACCGAGCTACGTGTCGACCTGCAGGACTTCGGGTACAAGCTCGAGATTCCACTCACCGAGAGCACCTATTCCGGATCGGGCGGGGTCAATGGCGGGGACGACCTGGAGGGCAAGCGCAAGCCGCTCTGCTATGGATATTGCTCCAACATCACCCCGGTTCTGGTTCAGTCGACAAAACAGCTCTACCAGGTCAATGACGGCCCGGTTCAGGCGATTTCGGCCGTCTATGCCAACGGTGTGGCGCTTGATTTCGATCAGGATTACGGGACCGCCGCCGCGCTTCTGGCGGCAGCGATCCCGAGTGGCGATTTCGCGACGTGTCTCGCCTGCGGGCTGTTTCGCATCAATTTCCTCCTCGATGGGGACGTGATCACCTGTGACGCGGAAGGGGACAATTCCGGGTCCGGCTTTGTCTCGACACAGGGGCAGGTCATTCGACGGATCGTCGCTAACCTGTCGGCATTGACCGACCCGGACGATTTCTATGTCCCGGCCTTCGACAAGTTCGAAACCGCACAACCCTTCGAAGTCGGTTACTACGCGGATCACAATGACACCTCGACCGTTTCGGAGACCGTGACGCGGATCATGGGCTATGGCGGAACCATCGGGTTCCGGCGCAATGGGAAGCTCGAAATCAAGGTTTTTGAAGCGCCCGGCCCCGTCCCGGCGATGCGCTTCGATGAGACTGAAATCGTTGATATCCGACGCGAGAGGTTGCCGGACAACCTTACGCCGCCACCCTATAAATGGCGCGTCGGATATGCCCGCAACTGGACCGTTCAGGACGAATTGGCCGGGGCCGTCGGCGACGAGCGGCGGGCATTTCTCGCCGAGGAAGTCCGATATGCCGTTGCCGAAAGTGCTGCCGTCAAGGTCAATCATCCGTTTGCCCAGGAGAGGGATCCGGTCGGCGGATATTTTCGCAATGAAGAGGATGCCCAAGGCCTGGCGGATCGCCTTCTTGCTCTCCATGCGGACAGCGCATCGCTCTACAGACTGACCCTTGGAACGCGGCCGTTTTCGCTCGAGATCAGCGACACAATAACCGTCACTTTTCCCCGGTTCGACCTGACGACCGGACGGAACCTGCGCGTCGTTGAGATTTCCGAGAATGCGAGCAGCAATGCAATCGAGATTGTGGGCTTCGGCTGATGGCGAACGCGGCGATTGTCTATTCAAACCTGGCGGATGGTGCTGCGGTTTCCGCGCCGACGCAGGTCATTCTGGCGCCGGCGGCGAACGTGCAGGATCAGCATGTTGGGAAGAAATGGCGGTCGCGGACCGCATTGTCCTACCTGACCTTTGACTTCGGGGCGACGACATCGATTGACACGATCGCTGCCATCGGGCTCACGGCGTCCACGGTGCGACTGCGGATTTCGACGTCGGACTCCACCGGTGCGGCCGGCGATCTCTACGACAGCATGTCGGCATCCGTGGATCAGAACTTCGCCCAGGCCGTTTGGGCCTTGCAAACCGCAGTCTCCGGACGATATCTGCGGATCGATCTCGCCCACTCAAGCCTCGACTACGTGGAGGTCGGGCGCGTCGTCGCCGGTGTCCGGACGGCGTTTGGAAAGAACTTCGGATTCGGATGGTCGCTCACCTATATCGACCGGTCCGTGATCACCGAGACCCGTGGCGGACAAACGCAGATCACGCCGGAAAACACCTATCGGGCGATCGACCTGACGTTCTCTTTCCTCACTGATGCCGAGCAGCGCGGCTTCGTCGACACGGTCAGCCGATCGAACGCGCTGAAGACGGACGTCCTTCTGCTTCTGGATCCTGACAGCAGTGATCTTCCCCGCGACACGGTCTGGGGCCTGATGACGGAGTCGACCAGCATCATGCAGCCGGATTTCGGAATCTTCTCCAAGCAGTTGAAAATCAAGGAGCGATTATGAGCCTGGTTTTTGCCAATCTTGTTCAGGAATCGTCCACGACGCAGGGCGTTACCGACTTCGAACTTGCCGGTGCTATCACGGACTACCGGGCGTTTGGCAGCTTCATGAGCGACGGCGATCAGACCTATTACGTCGCCAGGCTGGACGATGAGTGGGAAGAAGGGCTCGGCACCTATGTCAGTTCGACAGACACTCTCCAGCGAACGACGGTGTTTCGATCGTCCAACAGCAACAACAAGGTCTCGTTTTCTTCGGGCACGAAAACGATTGGTATCAACGTTGGCCTGGAGACCCTGAATGCACTCTATCGCCGTCTTGACGGCTTAAACACCGGCCCCTTGGCCGGGCGCCGGAACATGATCATCAACGGCGCCATGGTGGTCAATCAGCGCGGCAGCACCGTTACGGGGGACAGCGGGTTCCCCGTCGATCGGTTCGAGGTCGAAAAAACGGCGACATTCGACTGGACATGCGAGCAGAGCACGGAGTCCCCGGCAGGATTCACGCACAGCCTCAAGGTCACGGCCGGTACGCCCGCCGCCGCCGGCGCCTCCGACTACGCGATCATCCGCCAACGCATCGAGGGGCTTAACACCGCCTGGCTGCAGGTCGGCGCATCCGGCGCCGCAACGGTGACGGCAAGTGTTCGCGTTCGTTCCTCAGTCACGGGAACATATGGCGTCTTCCTGACCAACGATGACGGCAATCGCTCCTACGTCACAGACATCACGATCAATTCTGCCGACACTTGGGAGGCGAAAACCGTTACCTTGACCCTCGACACGACCGGCACATGGAAGACGGACACGAGCACGGGCATAGAGGTTGGCATCGCGCTCATGGCCGGGTCGAATTTTCAGGGGACGGACGCCACATGGGAGGGCGCGCAGGATTACGCCACGTCAAGCATTTCCAACGCGATCCTGAACTATTCCCCCGCGTCCCCGGCGCCGACCTTCTATACGACCGGGTGGCAGTTTGAATACGGATCCTACGCGACCGATTTCGAGCGAGTGACATATGCATCTGATCTGATGGCGTGTCACAGATACTTTCAGGGGGGCATTCCCTTCGCGTCATCAGGTTACGCGGACGCCGCGGGTCAAACAGCACCATTCTACGCTATTCCTCAGTCGACTGTAGAGATGAGAGATGCAGTCGTTGTCGAGAATCAGGATATCGACGCATTCGGCAACATCACTCCCGCTTCGTTCGGATATTTCACCCCTACAACGAAAGGAGCCGTTATCTATCTTCAGAGTGGCAATGCCGGAAGAACGTATTGGCGCGGGAGAGTCGACTATAACGCCGAACTCTAGGCTGAACGAAGCAACCTCATCCATCTGCAACCCGCCGCCGGCGGGTTTTTTCATGGGAGAAACGACATGAGCCTTTCGCTATCGCCGGGCGGCGCAGACTTCATCGCACGCCGCGAGGGCAAGGTGTATCACGCCTACCGCGACGCGGTCGGCGTTGTCACCATTTACACGGGCTTCACTTGGGGAAGCGCCGTTTTTCGGGATTACTGGATGAAGACCCGCGGGCACAAGCTGCGCATGGGCGACACCATCACGGAGGAAGAAGGCCAGCATCTGTTGATGGTGGTCGCAGATACGGAATACGGCGCCGCCGTCAATGCGTCGATCCGGCCGACCGAGCAGCATCACTATGACGGCGCGACGTCCGTTGCCTTCAATCTCGGCAAGGGGTCGGTGACCTGGCGTTGGGCGACGGCCCTTCGCGACGGTCACGTCGCACGGTGCGCCGCGCTTCTGCGGGCCGGCTACAACACGGCGGGCGGACGCCGCCTCCAGGGCCTCGTCAACCGGCGGCGCCTGGAGGCCGCCCTGATCGAGCATGGCGACTATGCCGACGCCGGCGGCGTTGCCGTTACCGCGGCGCGGTTCGGCGCGCGCGACGATGCGGCGGCCAATGACAACGACGCGGCCGACCGCGAAAAGAAGCTGATCGACTATCAGCGGCTCCTGAAGGCGCAGGGCTTCGATCCCGGCCCGATCGACGGCAAGTGGGGGCCGAGTACCCGCAAGGCCGTCCTTGCCTTCCAGCGCTCCCATGACGGTCTCGTCAATGATGGGATCCTCGGCCCGGCGACGATGGCCGCGCTCGACCGGACCGAAGTCGCCAAGGGAACGACCAACGCGGCCGGCCTGATGTCCCTTGCGGCGGCCGGCGCGGGCGGCGCCGTCTCTGCATTCTCCGACTTTGACGTCACGGCCTTCATCGTCCCGGCCGTCGCCGTCGCGATCGCCGGCGCCGTCGTTTGGGCCGTCTGGAAGAACGCCGACGAAATCGGCCGGTGGTGGAGGGCGTCCCATGCTTAAGCACCTTGTCTACAGGCTCAAGGGCTGGCGGACGCGGCTTTCCAATGCCGTGTTCGGCGTTCTCGGCGTCGTCGCGCTGGTCGATCCGCAGCTCTGGGCCGGGGTCGTGCCGGTGAAGTACCAGGGCGCGGCGCTGCTTTTGTCGGCGCTGGTCAACATTGCTCTCAGACAGGTGACGACGACGCCGCCGGGACGGAGGGCGCCTTGATGGTGATCTTCAAGACACTGCTTGCTTGGCTGACCGGCGGCGTTGCCGATCGGCTTATCGAGGCGTACCGCGCCAAGCTGACCGCCGAGAATGACGCCGACCGGATCGCGGCCGACGTCCGGATCAAGAGCCTGGAGGCCAAGCGCGATCTCGCTGTTGCCGAAGCCGGGTTTTTCTGGTCGGCGACCCGGCTTGGGCGGTTCCTCTTCGCCGTGCCGCTTGGCTTGTGGTACGCCGCCGGCGTCCTCGACAGTATCTTCCTCTTCGACTGGAACGTCGCGGCCCTGCCGTCGCAGTTCTGGGACATCGCACAGGTCGTCATTCCGGCGCTTTTCCTGTCGGAGACGGCTCAAATTGGTTTGAGGCATTGGGGTAATAGATGACACCGGAAGAGCATGAGCGACTTGGGCGTCTCGAAAAGCAACAGGCGGAAGATCACGAATTGCTCGTTCGCTTTGATGAACGGCAAAAGCTGCTGGTGTCGGATATGGCTATCGTCAAGAAGGACATCAGCGAATTCAAGGCGTTGGTTCAGCAAGCAGGTGGTGCCCGCTGGATGTTGATATCCTTGGGCGCGGCCGCCTTTTGGGCCATGGGGTATATCGCCAATCTACTGCCGAAGCTGTTCGGTGTCTCTGCCTTGGCCATGATCATTGCCGGTTTGCTCATGCCAACACCCGTCGCAGCGCAGGGCGTCG
This genomic window contains:
- a CDS encoding glycoside hydrolase family protein, whose product is MSLSLSPGGADFIARREGKVYHAYRDAVGVVTIYTGFTWGSAVFRDYWMKTRGHKLRMGDTITEEEGQHLLMVVADTEYGAAVNASIRPTEQHHYDGATSVAFNLGKGSVTWRWATALRDGHVARCAALLRAGYNTAGGRRLQGLVNRRRLEAALIEHGDYADAGGVAVTAARFGARDDAAANDNDAADREKKLIDYQRLLKAQGFDPGPIDGKWGPSTRKAVLAFQRSHDGLVNDGILGPATMAALDRTEVAKGTTNAAGLMSLAAAGAGGAVSAFSDFDVTAFIVPAVAVAIAGAVVWAVWKNADEIGRWWRASHA
- a CDS encoding ABC transporter permease, whose amino-acid sequence is MTPEEHERLGRLEKQQAEDHELLVRFDERQKLLVSDMAIVKKDISEFKALVQQAGGARWMLISLGAAAFWAMGYIANLLPKLFGVSALAMIIAGLLMPTPVAAQGVVPCGDRETVVAMLATRYGETPRALGLASRSDVLEIFVSKGGSWTVLMTNTSGRACMIAVGENWEDLKPAPPGDPT